From one Pseudalkalibacillus berkeleyi genomic stretch:
- the mazG gene encoding nucleoside triphosphate pyrophosphohydrolase: MGNTITVIGLGAGDLDQIPLGVYKRIKASSHVFLRTKEHPVVKELELEGLTFESFDKLYEQKSEFEDVYQEIANKLWEEAKKKDIVYAVPGHPLVAEQTVQLLIHGQDEHDTKVEFQGGQSFLDAMFQAVQIDPIDGFQLLDGTNLTMEQMNLQQHVIIGQVYDSFVASHVKLTLMERYPDDHPVHVVTAAGSNNESIVSVQLYELDRHVELHNLTALYVEPIKDEGKLTREFNQLRHVIRTLRGPNGCPWDKKQTHESLRKYLLEEAYEVIEAIDEQDDDHLTDELGDVLLQVMLHAQIGEDEGYFSIEDVIQALTEKMIRRHPHVFGDDSLDTAEEVKKTWDEIKKTEKGGKNAASVLDGTDRYPALIRAEKLQKKAAKVGFDWDEVEPILAKIKEELNEFQQAVQKQDESEMENEFGDCLFALVNLCRYYGIDPELALNRTNHKFFNRFRYIEDSLQEKGVPFDQVTLEDMDVLWEQAKNMSKKKDSLGE, encoded by the coding sequence ATGGGTAATACGATTACAGTGATTGGTTTAGGTGCAGGTGATCTTGATCAAATCCCGCTAGGTGTTTATAAGCGAATTAAAGCGTCATCGCACGTCTTTTTGCGGACGAAAGAGCATCCTGTTGTGAAAGAATTAGAGCTTGAAGGGTTAACATTTGAAAGCTTCGACAAACTTTATGAGCAAAAATCAGAATTTGAAGATGTTTATCAAGAAATCGCAAACAAGCTATGGGAAGAAGCGAAGAAAAAGGATATCGTATATGCGGTTCCAGGACATCCGTTAGTTGCAGAACAAACCGTGCAATTACTGATTCATGGACAAGATGAGCATGACACGAAGGTCGAGTTCCAGGGTGGACAAAGCTTTCTAGATGCGATGTTTCAAGCAGTTCAAATTGACCCGATTGATGGGTTTCAACTGCTCGATGGTACCAACCTTACCATGGAGCAAATGAATTTACAGCAACACGTCATCATCGGTCAAGTTTATGATTCATTCGTTGCTTCGCATGTGAAATTGACTCTGATGGAGCGATACCCAGATGACCATCCTGTTCATGTTGTCACAGCTGCAGGCTCAAACAATGAGAGCATCGTATCTGTGCAATTATACGAGTTGGATCGTCACGTCGAACTACATAACTTAACGGCACTTTATGTTGAGCCTATAAAAGACGAGGGTAAATTAACGCGAGAATTTAATCAGTTACGCCATGTCATCCGGACACTCAGAGGTCCTAATGGATGTCCATGGGATAAGAAACAAACGCATGAGAGCTTGCGTAAATATTTGCTTGAAGAAGCGTATGAAGTGATCGAAGCGATTGATGAGCAAGACGATGATCACCTGACCGATGAACTAGGGGATGTCCTTCTTCAAGTCATGCTCCATGCCCAGATCGGTGAAGACGAAGGCTATTTCTCAATAGAAGATGTCATACAAGCTTTAACTGAAAAAATGATCCGCCGTCACCCGCACGTGTTTGGGGATGATTCTCTAGACACAGCTGAGGAAGTGAAGAAAACTTGGGATGAGATTAAGAAAACTGAAAAAGGTGGAAAGAATGCGGCATCCGTTCTGGATGGGACCGACCGATATCCTGCCTTAATTAGAGCTGAGAAACTTCAGAAGAAAGCTGCGAAAGTAGGGTTTGATTGGGATGAAGTTGAACCGATTTTAGCTAAAATTAAAGAAGAACTAAACGAATTCCAACAAGCCGTCCAAAAGCAAGATGAAAGCGAAATGGAAAATGAATTCGGGGACTGTTTGTTTGCACTCGTTAATCTATGCCGTTATTATGGGATTGACCCTGAGCTTGCTCTCAATCGTACGAATCACAAATTTTTCAACCGATTTCGGTACATTGAGGATTCGCTTCAAGAGAAAGGTGTCCCTTTTGACCAAGTAACGCTCGAGGACATGGACGTTTTGTGGGAACAAGCAAAAAATATGTCAAAAAAGAAGGATTCTCTAGGAGAATAG
- a CDS encoding HU family DNA-binding protein gives MNKNDLINNISEKEGLTKKDVEAVVNGLLTEITDALKEGDKVQFVGFGTFETRERSSRTGRNPQTGESIDIPASTVPAFRAGNKLKDAVK, from the coding sequence ATGAATAAAAATGATCTAATCAACAATATTTCTGAAAAAGAAGGTCTAACGAAAAAAGACGTAGAAGCAGTTGTGAACGGATTGCTTACTGAAATTACAGATGCACTAAAAGAAGGCGACAAAGTACAATTTGTTGGATTTGGAACTTTTGAAACTCGTGAACGCTCAAGCCGTACGGGCCGTAACCCACAAACTGGTGAGTCTATCGACATTCCAGCATCAACTGTTCCTGCATTCCGTGCCGGAAACAAGTTGAAAGACGCTGTAAAGTAA
- a CDS encoding RNA-binding S4 domain-containing protein: MRLDKFLKVSRLIKRRTVAKEISDQGRILINGNAGKASSVIQPGDELKIRFGQKIVTVKVEDLKETTKKEDAASMYSLVSEERVNE, encoded by the coding sequence ATGCGTCTCGATAAATTTTTGAAAGTTTCTCGCTTGATTAAACGACGCACCGTAGCGAAAGAGATATCGGATCAAGGGAGAATCTTAATAAACGGGAACGCTGGTAAAGCGTCCTCAGTTATCCAACCGGGAGATGAACTGAAAATCCGGTTTGGACAAAAGATTGTTACGGTCAAAGTGGAAGATTTAAAAGAGACAACCAAGAAAGAGGATGCAGCATCTATGTATTCACTCGTTAGTGAGGAACGTGTTAACGAGTAA
- the yabP gene encoding sporulation protein YabP, with translation MDSYYDYNGSNYNKPETAPDHDVKMRGRKALDITGVKQVESFDNEEFLLETSMGFLAVRGYNLKMKNLNLEQGLVSIEGKVYDLVYLDQQQGEKAKGFFSKLFK, from the coding sequence ATGGATTCGTACTACGATTATAATGGTTCCAATTACAATAAACCTGAAACAGCACCGGATCATGATGTCAAGATGAGAGGTAGGAAAGCACTTGATATAACAGGTGTGAAGCAAGTAGAAAGCTTTGATAATGAGGAATTTTTGCTGGAAACCTCAATGGGATTCCTCGCAGTTAGAGGCTACAACTTAAAGATGAAGAACCTAAACCTAGAACAAGGATTAGTTTCAATTGAGGGAAAGGTGTACGACCTTGTTTATTTAGATCAGCAACAAGGGGAAAAAGCTAAAGGTTTTTTTAGCAAGCTGTTCAAATGA
- the yabQ gene encoding spore cortex biosynthesis protein YabQ — protein MSLTVQFYTILAMIGSGIWIGAALDTYHRFQPRDKKWNWLRFVNDIVFWVLQALLIFYVLLQVNHGEVRVIIFLALLCGFACYQSLLQRGYKKLLEYLITFFVGVTRMIKKLVSTFVIHPIKVILNLLLTLSKMIGRLLSSVLLFILGILLFPFKIIGVFLLQKVLKRIQAKMLTKLKGKAGIWKKPTNKVKDWIGKFKR, from the coding sequence ATGAGCTTGACCGTCCAATTCTATACGATCCTGGCGATGATCGGAAGTGGGATTTGGATTGGAGCAGCCCTTGACACGTATCACAGATTCCAGCCTAGGGACAAGAAGTGGAACTGGTTAAGGTTTGTAAATGATATCGTCTTCTGGGTCTTACAAGCTCTTCTCATTTTCTATGTATTACTACAAGTGAATCACGGTGAAGTACGCGTCATTATTTTTCTAGCATTACTTTGTGGATTTGCCTGTTATCAAAGTTTATTGCAAAGAGGCTACAAAAAATTATTGGAGTACTTGATTACATTTTTCGTAGGGGTGACAAGAATGATTAAGAAATTAGTTTCCACTTTTGTCATCCATCCCATAAAAGTCATATTGAATCTCCTTCTTACCTTGAGTAAAATGATAGGTAGACTGCTATCATCTGTCCTTCTATTCATTTTAGGTATTCTTCTCTTCCCCTTTAAAATCATCGGTGTTTTCCTTCTTCAAAAAGTTTTGAAAAGGATTCAAGCGAAAATGCTAACAAAACTAAAGGGAAAAGCAGGAATATGGAAGAAGCCAACGAATAAAGTGAAAGACTGGATAGGGAAATTCAAAAGGTAA
- a CDS encoding FtsB family cell division protein encodes MVQRNDKVTALNENIMNQERKKQERAHRRKKGLYRRLVVFGVLVVIMFTVMISTLTSQSTVIAEKKEERQKVEKRLEEVKQEKSQLSEEVNKLQDPDYIGEVARRDYNMSKPGETIFKLPKKKEESR; translated from the coding sequence ATGGTCCAACGAAATGACAAGGTAACAGCGTTAAACGAAAACATCATGAATCAGGAACGAAAAAAACAGGAACGTGCACATCGTAGAAAGAAAGGGCTTTACAGGCGTTTAGTGGTTTTCGGTGTACTGGTTGTCATCATGTTTACCGTCATGATTTCCACACTTACCTCACAATCTACTGTCATTGCAGAAAAGAAGGAAGAACGACAAAAAGTAGAAAAGCGTCTAGAAGAAGTTAAACAAGAAAAATCACAACTAAGCGAAGAAGTGAATAAACTACAAGACCCAGATTATATTGGTGAGGTAGCAAGAAGAGATTATAATATGTCCAAACCTGGGGAAACGATCTTCAAACTTCCTAAAAAGAAAGAGGAGTCTCGTTGA
- a CDS encoding S1 domain-containing RNA-binding protein, with protein sequence MTIEVGSKLKGKVTGITHFGAFVELPDGITGLVHISEVADNYVKDINEHLTVGDEVEVKVINVDNDGKIGLSIKKAKDQPPRQNRRPDRPRGKGGKPRRQQNEVVSFEDKLNRFLKDSEDRLSTIKRQTESKRGGRGARRG encoded by the coding sequence ATGACAATTGAAGTAGGCAGCAAATTGAAGGGAAAAGTAACAGGCATTACCCATTTTGGAGCATTTGTCGAGCTGCCAGATGGTATCACCGGTTTAGTCCACATTAGTGAGGTTGCCGATAATTATGTCAAGGACATTAACGAACACCTAACTGTCGGAGATGAAGTTGAGGTAAAGGTCATCAATGTTGATAATGATGGCAAAATTGGACTTTCAATCAAGAAAGCGAAAGACCAACCACCAAGACAGAATCGCAGGCCAGACCGCCCTCGTGGAAAGGGAGGCAAACCTAGAAGACAGCAAAATGAAGTCGTTTCATTTGAAGATAAGTTGAATCGTTTCTTGAAGGATAGTGAAGATCGCTTATCCACTATAAAAAGGCAAACCGAATCAAAACGTGGAGGACGCGGTGCACGCCGAGGGTAA